From the genome of Nicotiana sylvestris chromosome 2, ASM39365v2, whole genome shotgun sequence, one region includes:
- the LOC104221785 gene encoding wings apart-like protein 2, with translation MIVRTYGRRSRSMSRSYSDSGLNGDVSEEGSQDIYNFGFSSQDSVHWNNSDPYAYDAAGSSQELTILPSRKEDRDEDFWNPKKVKKVFDWEPYSLNSSQESDELGQNGNFGKFDGGLLEPKKLKGKENGFLQKKKKKVKSKELGLPSLGPTATLMETQECGEMMEHMDEVNFALDGLRKGQPVRIRRASLLSLLSICGTAQQRRLLRAHGMAKTIIDAVLGLSFDDSPSNLAAAALFYILTSDGGDDRLLDSPSCIRFLIKLLRPVAAPALIAKAPTIGSKLLAMRLDADVSQDSVKGLDSTSSSIIGKVQEVLVSCKEIKPSDGNDGHGRPELTPKWISLLTMAKSCLSTISIEDTSGTVRRSGGNFKEKLRELGGLDAVFEVARSCHSVLEGWSELSLQSVSDSKDYAALESLVLLLKCLKIMENATFLSMDNQTHLLQMKGKLDGLNSPRSFTKLILSTIKILSGAFLHRTSLDSSNNGKVCNLSAGTAHASELRSLSDKKDGNCQIMCIDSSTTCYTSEGSYSQKNLGSENRIGSAASNLESASTSTSDSWQLKLRIESSKDGSCSGTSGAFSFGVKKNSSRVSFSIGDSQRSNGEKRLELMEESQDPFAFDDEFEPSRWDLLSKPKAPQARSRQTSFLGRDDEYQSLSVLSQPESSSQENKQESSSKENKQESSSKENNQSDQASCSSADEEMSTLLADCLLTSVKVLMNLTNDNPMGCQQIAASGGLEALSALIASHFPSFSLHMDSNGSPKSGVVSDSEGHLNDQELDFLVAILGLLVNLVEKNGCNRSRLAAASVSLPGSEGFEGESQTDVIPLLCAIFLANQGAGEAAEEGKSLQWDDEDAVLQGEKEAEKMIIEAYSALLLAFLSTDSKSIRQAIAGYLPDHNLSVLVPVLERFVEFHMTLNMISPETHSAVLEVIESCRVR, from the exons ATGATCGTTAGAACGTACGGCCGGCGTAGTAGAAGCATGTCCCGAAGCTACTCTGATTCAGGCTTAAACGGCGATGTTTCAGAAGAAGGTTCTCAAGATATTTACAATTTTGGGTTTTCATCTCAAGACTCGGTTCACTGGAATAATTCAGATCCATACGCATATGATGCCGCCGGCTCATCTCAGGAATTGACGATTTTGCCCTCAAGAAAGGAAGATAGGGATGAGGATTTTTGGAATCCCAAGAAGGTGAAAAAGGTGTTTGATTGGGAGCCTTATAGTTTGAATTCATCCCAAGAATCGGACGAATTGGGGCAGAATGGTAATTTTGGCAAATTTGATGGGGGTTTACTAGAACCGAAGAAGTTGAAGGGCAAGGAAAATGGGTTtttacagaagaagaagaagaaggtcaaaTCTAAGGAGCTGGGATTGCCATCGCTGGGGCCCACGGCGACATTAATGGAGACACAAGAGTGTGGTGAGATGATGGAACATATGGATGAGGTGAATTTTGCTTTGGATGGTTTAAGGAAAGGGCAGCCTGTGAGGATCAGAAGGGCCAGTTTATTGTCATTGCTTTCTATATGTGGAACAGCTCAGCAGCGTCGCCTGTTACGCGCTCACGG GATGGCAAAAACAATTATTGATGCTGTTTTGGGACTCAGCTTCGATGACTCCCCTAGCAACCTTGCTGCAGCAGCTCTATTCTACATTTTGACCAGTGAT GGAGGTGATGACCGGCTTCTTGATTCACCCAGCTGCATTCGCTTTCTTATAAAATTGTTAAGACCGGTTGCCGCTCCTGCTCTGATAGCAAAGGCTCCAACTATTGGGAGCAAGCTTTTAGCAATGCGCTTAGATGCTGATGTTTCTCAAGATAGTGTAAAAGGGCTAGATTCTACTTCCTCTTCAATAATAGGCAAGGTGCAGGAAGTTCTTGTTTCTTGCAAGGAAATAAAGCCAAGTGATGGAAATGATGGACATGGCAGACCAGAGTTAACCCCAAAATGGATTAGTCTACTGACAATGGCAAAATCTTGCTTGTCTACTATCTCCATTGAAG ATACTTCTGGCACTGTGCGGAGAAGTGGGGGCAACTTCAAAGAAAAGCTGAGAGAGCTTGGAGGACTTGATGCGGTCTTTGAGGTGGCAAGGAGTTGTCATTCTGTATTGGAG GGGTGGTCAGAGCTAAGCTTGCAGTCCGTGTCAGATTCTAAAGATTATGCAGCCCTAGAAAGTCTGGTGCTGCTTTTAAAATGTTTGAAAATCATGGAAAACGCGACCTTTCTTAGTATGGACAATCAG ACTCACTTGCttcaaatgaaaggaaaattagATGGTCTGAACTCCCCAAGGTCTTTCACAAAGCTAATCTTAAGCACGATCAAGATTCTCTCAG GTGCTTTCCTGCATAGAACTTCTTTGGACAGTTCCAACAATGGAAAAGTCTGTAACCTTTCAGCTGGAACTGCTCATGCTTCAGAATTACGTTCACTATCAGACAAGAAAG ATGGAAATTGTCAGATTATGTGCATTGATTCTTCTACGACGTGCTATACAAGTGAAGGTTCCTATTCTCAGAAGAACTTAGGTAGTGAAAATCGGATTGGTTCAGCCGCATCCAATTTAGAGTCTGCTAGTACTTCCACCAGTGATTCTTGGCAGCTTAAATTGAGGATTGAATCTTCTAAGGATGGGTCATGTAGTGGAACCTCTGGGGCCTTCAGTTTTGGGGTCAAGAAGAATTCATCAAGAGTGAGTTTTTCAATTGGTGATAGTCAAAGAAGTAATGGAGAGAAGAGACTTGAGCTTATGGAAGAGAGTCAAGATCCTTTTGCATTTGATGATGAGTTTGAACCTTCACGATGGGATTTACTGTCTAAGCCAAAGGCGCCTCAAGCTCGAAGTAGGCAGACATCGTTTCTTGGACGCGATGATGAATACCAATCTCTCTCTGTGCTAAGCCAGCCAGAGTCAAGTAGCCAGGAGAACAAACAAGAGTCAAGTAGCAAGGAGAACAAACAAGAGTCAAGTAGCAAGGAGAACAATCAATCTGATCAGGCCTCTTGTTCTTCTGCAGATGAGGAAATGTCGACCCTTCTGGCAGATTGCCTTCTCACATCTGTTAAA GTTCTGATGAACTTGACGAATGACAACCCTATGGGCTGTCAGCAAATTGCTGCCAGTGGTGGGCTGGAAGCTTTGTCTGCTTTGATTGCTAGCCATTTCCCGTCCTTCAGCTTGCATATGGATTCTAATGGGTCACCAAAATCAGGTGTAGTATCTGATAGTGAAGGTCATCTCAACGATCAAGAGCTAGATTTTCTTGTTGCTATTTTGGGCTTGCTTGTTAATTTGGTGGAGAAGAATGGCTGCAACAg GTCGAGACTTGCAGCTGCTAGTGTTTCATTGCCTGGATCAGAAGGTTTTGAGGGGGAGAGCCAGACAGATGTTATCCCTCTGCTATGTGCAATCTTTCTGGCAAATCAAGGGGCTGGAGAGGCTGCTGAGGAAGGAAAAAGTTTGCAATGG GATGATGAAGATGCTGTATTACAGGGAGAGAAAGAAGCTGAAAAAATGATTATAGAAGCTTATTCAGCTCTCCTTCTTGCCTTTCTTTCAACTGACAG CAAGAGCATACGACAGGCAATTGCTGGTTATTTACCAGATCATAATTTGTCCGTTCTTGTACCCGTGCTGGAGAGATTTGTG GAATTTCACATGACGCTGAACATGATTTCACCGGAGACTCACTCAGCAGTGCTTGAAGTTATAGAATCTTGTAGGGTTCGGTGA